The genomic interval ACGGGCCAGCCCGGATACGGCGGCGGTGTACCGCCGAAGGCCGGGCACAGGGACTGATAATCGCAGTAGGCGCACAGCGAGTTGCGGTTCGGCGGGAATTCCCCGGTGCGCCCGGCCGCGCTGATGGCCGCCCACAGTGCCGAGAGGATGCGCTCGAAGCGCGACAGCTCGGCCTCGTTGGGCGCGTAGGTGAGGATCTCGCCGTCGGACAGGTAGATCAGGCGCAGCTGGGCCGGGACGATTCCGCGCGTGCGCAGCAGGATCAGCGCGTAGAACTTGAGCTGGAACAGGGCCCGCTGCTCGCCCGCCGGGCCGGGGGAGCGGCCGGTCTTGTAGTCCACCACGCGCAGCTGCCCGGTGGCGGCGACATCGATGCGGTCGACGTAGCCGCGCAGCGGGGAGCCGTCGTCGAGGCACACCTCGATCAGCGACTCGCACGACTCGGGCTCGAACGCGGTCGGATCCTCCAGCGCGTAATAGGCCTGGACCAGCCGATGCACCTCGCCGAGGAACTCGCCGGGACCGCCCTCCTCGACCAGTGTGCCGACCTCCGGGCGTTC from Nocardia wallacei carries:
- a CDS encoding RecB family exonuclease, giving the protein MATPPTTTPDPAARVSPRPALSPSRAMDFKQCPLKYRLRAIDRIPEPPARYAVRGTVVHSVLESLYGLPSGERGPERAAALVTPAWERLLAERPEVGTLVEEGGPGEFLGEVHRLVQAYYALEDPTAFEPESCESLIEVCLDDGSPLRGYVDRIDVAATGQLRVVDYKTGRSPGPAGEQRALFQLKFYALILLRTRGIVPAQLRLIYLSDGEILTYAPNEAELSRFERILSALWAAISAAGRTGEFPPNRNSLCAYCDYQSLCPAFGGTPPPYPGWPVADLAAEPERR